A single genomic interval of candidate division WOR-3 bacterium harbors:
- the tolB gene encoding Tol-Pal system beta propeller repeat protein TolB codes for MFFSLTTALLILLNQIPDTTQKQTYSTDELWLKITLSGTRKRMSLVIADFTVPKGTKPETTALIKAIQDVFTADLRFSLYFTFEEPESGKVYSFSTDQKKPDLKGWATTGAEVLICGDFVTKKGGTGMVLRLYDLASSKLIATKSYSLTGNYRWVAHKMADEVIKLLTGEDGVSCTRIAFSRNIGPGHKELAVVDYDGAGVEQLTSSGGLKLYPDWSPKGDRIAYCSYSDRSLNIYCLDLNSRRVTTLSDRKGLNTTPAFSPDGKLVAVSLTYEGNSEIYLMDATGKNIRRLTNSPAIDISPTFSPNGREIAFVSDRTGTPQIYIMNIDGTDQRRLTFSGSYNTSPAWSPKGDLIAFVQRQPDGSNQICVINILGDTYLRLTSAGNNEDPVWSPDGLHLAFASNRTGVWEIYTMDWNGANQRQITRTGGAQSPTWSPRLNR; via the coding sequence ATGTTCTTTTCCTTGACCACCGCCCTTTTAATTCTGCTTAATCAGATTCCAGACACAACACAAAAACAAACATACTCTACCGATGAACTGTGGCTCAAAATAACACTTTCTGGCACCCGCAAACGTATGTCTCTCGTTATTGCCGATTTCACTGTCCCGAAAGGCACAAAACCGGAGACTACAGCGCTGATAAAGGCGATTCAGGATGTTTTTACAGCTGACCTCCGCTTCTCCCTTTACTTCACTTTTGAAGAACCCGAATCGGGCAAAGTTTACAGTTTTTCTACCGACCAGAAGAAACCGGACCTCAAAGGCTGGGCAACAACCGGTGCCGAGGTACTAATCTGCGGAGATTTTGTTACCAAAAAAGGTGGCACCGGAATGGTTTTGCGACTGTATGACCTTGCCAGTTCCAAACTAATCGCTACGAAAAGTTACTCACTTACCGGTAACTATCGCTGGGTTGCTCATAAAATGGCAGATGAAGTAATAAAACTTTTAACCGGCGAGGATGGAGTCAGTTGCACCCGTATCGCCTTTTCCCGGAACATCGGTCCCGGTCACAAAGAATTGGCTGTGGTGGACTATGATGGAGCAGGAGTTGAGCAACTGACATCGTCGGGTGGGCTGAAGTTGTATCCCGACTGGTCCCCCAAAGGTGACCGCATCGCCTACTGCTCGTACTCCGACCGTTCGTTAAATATCTACTGCCTTGACCTTAACTCTCGCCGGGTAACAACACTTTCTGACCGTAAGGGACTGAACACAACACCCGCCTTCTCACCGGATGGTAAATTAGTTGCCGTATCGCTCACCTACGAAGGAAATTCCGAGATTTATTTAATGGATGCCACGGGCAAAAACATCCGTAGACTTACCAATAGTCCGGCAATCGACATCTCCCCTACCTTTTCACCCAACGGAAGAGAAATTGCCTTTGTCTCTGACCGTACCGGCACGCCCCAGATTTACATAATGAATATCGATGGTACTGACCAGCGTCGATTGACCTTTTCCGGTTCCTACAACACTTCACCTGCCTGGTCACCCAAAGGCGATTTGATCGCCTTTGTTCAACGCCAGCCCGATGGCTCAAATCAAATCTGTGTTATCAACATTCTTGGTGATACTTACCTGAGATTAACCAGTGCCGGCAACAATGAAGACCCGGTTTGGTCTCCTGATGGTTTGCACCTTGCTTTTGCATCGAATCGCACTGGCGTCTGGGAAATTTACACAATGGATTGGAACGGCGCCAATCAACGGCAAATTACCCGCACCGGCGGTGCTCAATCTCCAACCTGGAGTCCACGCCTCAACCGCTAA
- a CDS encoding fibronectin type III domain-containing protein encodes MIHLLLISFALTPPESVLVRDNPNDQGQAIVITWTHPAPESILGFRIFRSTSPTENFTPVDAELLTSTDFLDTDTLLRDGIAYYYLVRAYSATDSADSDIAGPVTSRAQWFNTGRLNVLILTLIISTLFLYYIIRARRGIRMFIRKISGLDAIDDALGRATEMGKPILFSFGLGYITDMVVIAALPLLRRIGKKSAEYAVRLIVPNSDPIVMTAAQETVKEAYTEAGRPDLYNPDNITFLTSDQFGYAAGVDGIILRERPGAIFWLGYFYAESLILAETGHTVGAIQLAGTTETTQLPFFVAACDYTMIGEEIYAASCYLKPEPVMLGTIKGEDFIKMLLIVIISALVFFGTIAALFNKQVPTLQQVFEAIVNWFAPPS; translated from the coding sequence ATGATACATCTTCTACTTATTTCTTTTGCGCTAACACCTCCTGAGTCGGTGTTAGTTAGAGATAACCCTAATGACCAGGGACAGGCGATTGTTATCACCTGGACCCATCCGGCGCCGGAATCAATCCTGGGCTTTCGGATATTCCGCTCAACCTCACCAACGGAAAATTTCACGCCCGTTGATGCTGAACTACTGACCAGCACCGACTTTCTTGATACTGATACCTTGCTAAGAGACGGTATCGCTTATTACTATCTTGTCCGTGCCTATTCCGCAACCGATTCCGCAGATTCTGATATTGCCGGACCTGTAACTTCCCGCGCCCAATGGTTTAACACCGGTCGATTAAATGTCCTAATTTTGACTTTGATAATTTCAACATTGTTTCTCTATTATATCATACGGGCGCGCAGGGGAATCAGGATGTTCATTAGGAAAATCAGCGGTCTCGATGCAATTGATGATGCCCTGGGCCGAGCCACAGAGATGGGTAAACCGATTTTATTTAGTTTTGGTCTGGGCTACATAACCGATATGGTGGTCATCGCTGCACTCCCCCTTTTGCGCCGAATCGGCAAAAAATCTGCGGAATATGCGGTCCGTTTAATCGTTCCTAACTCGGACCCGATTGTAATGACCGCAGCCCAGGAAACAGTCAAAGAAGCATACACCGAAGCAGGCCGACCCGACCTTTACAATCCGGATAACATAACCTTCCTGACCTCGGACCAGTTCGGCTATGCCGCCGGGGTTGATGGTATTATTCTGCGTGAACGCCCGGGCGCAATTTTCTGGCTCGGGTATTTCTATGCCGAGTCCCTAATCCTTGCAGAAACCGGACACACAGTAGGTGCTATCCAACTTGCCGGTACAACCGAAACCACCCAGTTACCGTTCTTTGTTGCCGCTTGCGACTACACGATGATTGGCGAAGAGATTTACGCTGCTTCCTGTTATCTCAAACCAGAACCAGTAATGTTGGGTACTATTAAAGGTGAAGATTTCATCAAGATGCTCTTAATTGTTATCATTTCCGCCCTCGTCTTCTTTGGTACCATCGCCGCGCTTTTCAACAAACAGGTTCCAACGCTGCAACAGGTGTTCGAGGCAATTGTCAACTGGTTTGCACCACCCTCTTAG
- a CDS encoding indolepyruvate oxidoreductase subunit beta, translating to MNILVCGVGGQGVLLFSDILSHIALMAKLDVKKSEVHGMAQRGGSVTSHIRWSGKVYSPLIEEGTADIIIAFEKLEALRYIHFLSPSGSLIYDPLRIEPLPVLIGTVEKMPDSLLDERINIRAPKNYPVPAFEVACKLGNPRLQNTVMLGAVSRFFEFPSNLYRQVISTLVKPQLVELNLKAFAAGLELIPPLNDRLQ from the coding sequence ATGAACATTCTTGTCTGCGGCGTTGGCGGGCAGGGGGTTTTACTCTTCTCTGACATCCTATCTCACATCGCCCTTATGGCGAAACTTGATGTCAAAAAAAGCGAGGTCCACGGGATGGCACAGAGAGGTGGTAGTGTTACCAGCCATATCCGCTGGAGTGGAAAAGTTTATTCACCCCTGATTGAAGAAGGCACTGCTGACATCATCATCGCATTTGAAAAATTAGAAGCGCTGCGGTATATTCACTTCCTATCCCCATCGGGAAGTTTAATCTATGACCCCCTGCGGATTGAGCCTTTACCGGTTCTAATCGGAACGGTAGAAAAAATGCCCGATTCCCTTCTTGACGAACGCATCAATATTCGGGCACCGAAAAACTATCCGGTTCCGGCTTTTGAAGTTGCCTGCAAACTGGGCAACCCCCGGTTGCAAAATACGGTTATGCTTGGTGCCGTATCCCGCTTTTTCGAATTTCCTTCAAACCTTTACCGTCAGGTTATCAGTACTCTGGTCAAACCCCAATTGGTTGAGTTAAACTTAAAAGCATTCGCGGCGGGACTGGAACTAATCCCGCCGCTAAATGACCGATTGCAATAA
- a CDS encoding GNAT family N-acetyltransferase — translation MTANNWQMRFKEKIKTPEQALEVVQPGDRIFIGSACGTPQKLVRALADRPVEDVEVTHILTLGVAPYAEEALAARYRANSFFISANVREAVQKGRADYTPIFLSELPRLLRSGRLPIDVALIQVTPPDEHGFCSLGVSVDITKPAAEVAKYVIAEVNPQMPRTLGDSFIHISQIHSIVENDAPIYEFTTPGPSEVAQRIAKNVAELIPDGATIQIGYGGIPNALLYYLKDKKDLGVHTEVFSDGIIDLIESGVITNRKKTLHPGKVVASFAMGSQRLYQYIDNNPRFEFHPVDYTNDPFVIAQNDKMVSINSALEIDLTGQVCADSIGSLFYSGIGGQLDFVRGAARAKDGKPIIVLKSTRDNDRFSRIVPVLSEGAGVVTSRGDVHYVVTEWGVAYLHGKSIRERALALISIAHPKFRAELLKQAKQRNFVYQDQPEDALVSARYPEEFETKVRLPNGETILIRPIKPTDEPAMRELFYSFSRDTVFYRYFSYIKAMPHEKLTRFVNIDYEKEMALVAVLRRNGEEQIVGSTRYYVDPSTGLAEFAIEIQDEFQNKGIGTALFNHLIRIARIKGVKGFVGYVLDSNTRAYRLVTKTGFPLETKWEDGVYTLTLRFEK, via the coding sequence ATGACAGCAAACAACTGGCAGATGAGATTTAAGGAAAAAATCAAAACCCCGGAACAGGCATTAGAAGTTGTCCAGCCCGGGGACCGGATATTCATCGGCTCGGCTTGTGGCACACCCCAGAAACTGGTTAGGGCACTTGCCGACCGTCCGGTGGAAGATGTTGAGGTAACTCATATTTTAACACTGGGTGTTGCCCCCTATGCCGAAGAAGCGCTCGCCGCGCGCTATCGGGCAAACTCCTTCTTCATCAGCGCCAATGTCCGGGAAGCGGTGCAAAAAGGCAGAGCCGACTACACTCCAATATTTCTTTCCGAACTACCGCGCCTGTTACGCTCGGGCCGCCTACCGATTGATGTTGCCTTGATTCAGGTTACCCCACCCGATGAGCACGGCTTTTGCAGTCTTGGGGTTTCGGTCGACATCACAAAACCCGCCGCCGAGGTCGCAAAATATGTTATTGCCGAAGTGAACCCACAAATGCCTCGGACCCTGGGCGACAGTTTCATTCACATCTCCCAGATTCATTCCATTGTTGAAAACGATGCACCGATATATGAGTTTACCACCCCTGGACCCAGCGAAGTTGCTCAGCGTATTGCAAAAAATGTTGCCGAACTCATACCCGATGGCGCGACGATTCAAATCGGCTACGGCGGCATTCCCAATGCCCTCCTTTACTACCTGAAAGACAAAAAAGACCTTGGCGTCCATACCGAAGTTTTCTCTGATGGCATTATCGATTTAATTGAAAGCGGTGTCATCACCAATCGCAAGAAAACTCTGCACCCCGGAAAGGTTGTTGCCTCTTTTGCGATGGGCTCACAGCGCCTTTACCAATACATTGACAACAACCCAAGGTTCGAGTTTCATCCAGTAGACTATACCAACGATCCATTTGTCATCGCCCAGAACGACAAAATGGTGTCAATCAACTCGGCACTTGAGATTGATTTAACCGGTCAGGTGTGTGCTGACTCCATCGGCTCCCTTTTCTATTCCGGTATTGGAGGACAACTGGACTTTGTCCGTGGTGCGGCGCGTGCCAAAGATGGAAAGCCGATTATCGTCTTAAAATCAACCCGGGACAACGACCGTTTTTCCCGCATTGTTCCGGTGCTCTCGGAAGGTGCCGGTGTTGTCACATCGCGCGGTGATGTCCACTATGTCGTAACCGAATGGGGTGTTGCCTATCTCCACGGCAAATCAATCCGGGAACGTGCCCTTGCCCTGATATCGATTGCCCATCCGAAATTCCGCGCCGAACTGCTAAAACAGGCAAAGCAGCGAAACTTCGTCTATCAGGACCAACCCGAAGACGCCCTTGTTTCAGCGCGCTACCCCGAAGAGTTTGAAACTAAAGTGCGCCTGCCGAATGGCGAAACTATCCTGATTCGGCCCATTAAACCAACCGACGAACCGGCAATGCGTGAACTCTTCTACTCATTCTCCCGGGACACAGTTTTCTACCGCTACTTTAGCTACATCAAGGCGATGCCGCACGAGAAACTGACCAGATTCGTCAATATCGATTACGAAAAGGAGATGGCACTGGTTGCGGTACTGCGCCGAAATGGCGAAGAGCAAATTGTTGGTTCGACCCGATACTATGTTGACCCCTCGACTGGACTTGCTGAATTTGCCATAGAAATTCAGGACGAATTTCAGAACAAGGGCATTGGAACCGCTCTTTTCAACCACCTGATTCGCATCGCCCGGATAAAAGGTGTCAAAGGGTTTGTTGGTTATGTTCTGGACTCCAACACCAGGGCTTATCGGCTTGTTACCAAAACCGGCTTCCCGCTTGAAACCAAATGGGAAGACGGCGTTTACACCTTAACTTTGAGGTTTGAAAAATGA
- the iorA gene encoding indolepyruvate ferredoxin oxidoreductase subunit alpha: protein MNSELLLGDEAVARGAWEAGCSVAAAYPGTPSTEILEALARYQDVYCEWSVNEKVALEVALGAAHAGVRSLAAMKHVGLNVAADPLFSAAYIGVNAGLVIVTADDPGLHSSQNEQDNRFYALAAKIPLLCPSDSQEAKDFTKLAFDLSEEYDIPVLLRLTTRIAHSCSIVTLEPRIDKKPRGYEKQLSKTTLLPVFARVRHIDLEKRLVRLQDYAEKSPLNRVELGNANLGIICDGVAYQYAREVFPDASFLKLGLVYPFPRNLVLNFAQKVKELIVIEEVDPFIELQTRALGLQVKGKDQLPRWGELNSGIIRTALADKKVEKSQPEEEIPNRPPALCPGCPHLGLFYALQKQKAIIAGDIGCYTLGALPPHSAMDTCIDMGASITFAHGADKALGKSDPRPRIALLGDSTFFHSGITGLINTTYNKSNVITIITDNRTTGMTGHQDHPGTGKTLKGEQTQPIDLELLCRACGVEQVIRVDPYHPQETKKTIQNLLKENKRAVVISQRACALLVGKQGDPKKVNKEKCIGCRACLALGCPAISFADNKAFIIATACTGCAMCVEICPKEAIE from the coding sequence ATGAACAGCGAACTACTACTCGGTGATGAAGCGGTTGCCCGCGGTGCTTGGGAAGCGGGTTGCTCGGTCGCCGCTGCCTACCCCGGAACACCTTCAACCGAAATCCTTGAAGCCCTTGCCCGATATCAAGATGTCTATTGCGAATGGTCAGTAAATGAAAAGGTGGCACTGGAGGTAGCGCTGGGAGCAGCACATGCCGGGGTACGGAGTCTGGCAGCAATGAAGCATGTTGGATTGAATGTTGCTGCTGACCCATTGTTCTCAGCGGCTTACATTGGGGTGAATGCCGGTCTGGTTATTGTTACCGCCGATGACCCGGGTCTTCACTCGTCACAGAATGAACAGGATAACCGTTTTTACGCGCTCGCGGCAAAAATCCCCCTGCTCTGTCCTTCAGACAGTCAGGAGGCAAAAGATTTTACAAAACTGGCGTTTGACCTATCAGAAGAGTACGACATACCAGTCTTACTTCGGCTTACAACCCGAATTGCCCACTCCTGTTCAATAGTAACTCTTGAACCCCGTATCGATAAAAAACCGCGCGGCTACGAAAAACAGCTTTCCAAAACCACCTTACTGCCGGTTTTTGCCCGGGTGCGACACATCGACCTGGAAAAGCGTCTGGTGCGTTTGCAGGATTACGCCGAAAAATCACCGCTCAACCGGGTCGAGCTCGGTAATGCTAACCTCGGGATAATCTGCGATGGTGTCGCCTATCAATACGCCCGGGAGGTTTTCCCGGACGCATCATTTCTTAAATTAGGACTCGTTTACCCTTTCCCCCGTAACTTGGTACTTAACTTTGCCCAAAAAGTAAAAGAACTGATTGTTATTGAGGAAGTCGACCCATTTATCGAACTACAAACCCGCGCCCTCGGCTTGCAAGTCAAGGGCAAAGACCAGCTACCGCGCTGGGGTGAACTCAACTCGGGTATTATCCGCACCGCCCTTGCCGATAAGAAGGTGGAAAAATCGCAGCCGGAAGAGGAAATTCCTAATCGTCCGCCTGCGCTCTGCCCGGGCTGTCCTCATCTGGGACTTTTCTACGCCCTGCAGAAACAGAAAGCAATCATCGCGGGCGACATTGGCTGTTACACGCTCGGCGCACTACCACCCCACAGCGCAATGGACACCTGTATTGATATGGGTGCCTCAATTACTTTTGCCCATGGTGCCGACAAAGCTCTTGGTAAATCTGACCCCAGACCGCGCATCGCCCTTCTTGGCGACTCCACTTTCTTTCACTCTGGCATCACCGGATTGATTAACACCACTTACAACAAATCCAATGTCATAACAATTATCACCGATAACCGAACTACCGGAATGACTGGACACCAGGACCATCCTGGAACCGGCAAAACATTAAAAGGCGAACAAACTCAACCGATTGACCTTGAACTACTCTGCCGTGCCTGCGGAGTCGAGCAGGTAATTCGTGTTGACCCTTACCACCCGCAGGAAACCAAGAAGACAATTCAAAACCTACTAAAAGAAAATAAAAGAGCGGTTGTCATTTCGCAAAGAGCCTGCGCTCTCCTTGTTGGCAAACAGGGTGACCCCAAAAAGGTAAACAAGGAAAAGTGCATTGGTTGTCGCGCCTGCCTTGCCCTGGGCTGTCCGGCAATCTCCTTTGCCGACAACAAAGCGTTTATCATCGCTACCGCCTGCACCGGCTGCGCGATGTGTGTTGAAATCTGCCCCAAGGAGGCGATTGAATGA
- a CDS encoding MBL fold metallo-hydrolase, translating into MDFGRFKLYPLCDGFFGLDGGAMFGVVPKPLWEKDHPPDERNRIKLALRPLLVATGKELILIDTGIGDKYDASFAERYRIEKTDSLLSGLARLGFKPEDITTVVLTHLHFDHCGGSTRIKDGKLVPTFPHARYIVQHTEWNDAIQPNRRSRASYLGENFLPLKETDQLELISGSTEIYPGIELIHTGGHTRGMQLVKITDENKTAIFWSDMIPTKSHIPVPYIMGYDLFPLDSMDQKEKLLNQAVNGNWFSIFEHDTDNIIGKITFKDGKYHFEQIKEDENL; encoded by the coding sequence ATGGACTTTGGCAGATTTAAGCTTTACCCCCTTTGTGATGGGTTCTTTGGTCTGGATGGGGGTGCAATGTTTGGTGTCGTACCGAAACCTCTCTGGGAAAAAGACCACCCCCCGGATGAACGGAATCGAATAAAACTTGCCCTGCGGCCTCTTCTCGTTGCAACTGGAAAAGAACTTATACTCATCGACACCGGGATTGGAGACAAATACGACGCCAGTTTTGCGGAACGGTATCGCATCGAGAAAACCGACTCATTGCTGTCCGGTCTTGCCCGTCTCGGTTTTAAACCCGAAGACATTACAACGGTAGTCCTTACCCATCTGCACTTTGACCATTGTGGTGGCTCAACCCGAATAAAAGACGGCAAACTGGTCCCGACTTTTCCCCACGCCCGCTACATCGTTCAGCATACCGAATGGAACGATGCAATCCAGCCCAATCGTCGCTCCCGTGCCTCCTATCTGGGAGAAAATTTCTTGCCGTTAAAAGAAACCGACCAGCTTGAGTTAATCAGTGGCTCAACCGAAATTTATCCCGGGATTGAGTTGATTCACACCGGGGGTCACACCAGAGGTATGCAGCTGGTTAAAATCACTGATGAAAATAAAACCGCTATTTTCTGGTCCGATATGATTCCCACTAAAAGCCACATTCCGGTGCCCTACATTATGGGCTACGACCTGTTTCCGCTTGACTCAATGGACCAGAAAGAAAAACTTTTGAATCAGGCGGTTAACGGTAACTGGTTCTCGATCTTTGAACACGACACAGACAACATAATTGGAAAAATTACCTTTAAGGATGGCAAGTATCACTTTGAACAAATCAAGGAGGATGAAAATTTATGA
- a CDS encoding YbhB/YbcL family Raf kinase inhibitor-like protein — translation MKLIGWLFAIGLFLCCCGGAKTPPKVAQTEKSDSGSVPKMQLFSPAFAPETEIPVRYTGDGEDISPELVWDSVPDGVKSFALICSDPDAPIGTFVHWVIYNIPGVVRRLPEGVVNKEQLDDGTKQGVNSFQRIGYNGPKPPPGKPHRYIFQLYALDTILDLPPGASVGKLQEAMTGHIRAEARLVGIYGR, via the coding sequence ATGAAATTAATTGGCTGGCTGTTTGCAATTGGTTTGTTTTTATGCTGTTGTGGTGGGGCAAAGACACCCCCCAAAGTAGCCCAAACAGAAAAAAGTGATTCCGGTTCTGTACCGAAGATGCAGCTTTTCAGTCCGGCATTTGCCCCAGAAACTGAAATACCTGTGCGCTATACCGGTGATGGTGAAGACATTTCACCGGAGTTAGTATGGGATAGTGTTCCTGACGGGGTAAAGAGTTTTGCCCTGATATGTTCAGACCCGGATGCGCCGATTGGCACATTTGTTCACTGGGTGATTTACAATATTCCTGGTGTGGTTCGTCGGTTACCTGAAGGGGTAGTAAATAAAGAGCAACTTGATGATGGAACAAAGCAGGGTGTGAACTCTTTTCAACGCATCGGTTATAACGGACCAAAACCGCCTCCCGGAAAACCGCACCGTTACATTTTCCAGTTGTACGCGCTTGATACAATACTTGATTTACCGCCTGGTGCTTCCGTCGGGAAACTTCAGGAGGCAATGACCGGTCACATTCGGGCTGAAGCCCGGTTAGTGGGGATTTATGGCAGATAA
- the radC gene encoding DNA repair protein RadC: MKKESGAERRRFTMRDLPVAERPRERLLRYGADKLSGEELLAVLISRGTSGVPVRDIAHELLVQFGSIAAIADATIEELKRVSGIGTAKACQIKAAFELARRFQESLAPDAREPLISPEAVVRLIKPRLVERKKECFFTVLLDARNRHIRTEQVSVGSLDATIAHPREVFDPAVHDHAPSIIVVHNHPSGDPTPSNEDISLTRRLSEAGKVLGIKLLDHIIIAGEKFYSFRAQGIL; the protein is encoded by the coding sequence ATGAAAAAAGAGTCGGGAGCAGAACGTCGACGATTTACAATGCGGGACTTGCCAGTTGCTGAACGACCACGCGAACGACTGCTGCGTTACGGTGCCGATAAATTATCGGGCGAGGAGTTACTGGCGGTCTTGATCAGCCGTGGTACCAGCGGAGTTCCGGTGCGTGACATCGCTCATGAACTACTGGTACAATTTGGTTCAATCGCAGCAATTGCCGATGCAACAATTGAAGAGTTAAAGCGCGTGTCCGGAATTGGAACGGCAAAGGCGTGCCAGATTAAAGCGGCATTTGAGCTGGCGCGACGGTTTCAGGAAAGCCTCGCACCTGATGCTCGGGAGCCTTTGATTTCTCCGGAGGCTGTGGTTCGACTGATCAAGCCGAGGTTAGTTGAGAGAAAGAAGGAGTGTTTTTTCACGGTGCTTCTTGATGCGCGCAACCGGCACATCCGCACCGAGCAGGTTTCGGTCGGAAGCCTTGATGCGACAATCGCCCATCCCCGTGAGGTGTTTGACCCAGCGGTGCATGACCACGCTCCTTCAATTATTGTGGTTCACAACCATCCTTCAGGCGACCCGACACCGTCTAACGAAGACATCAGCCTTACCCGACGCTTGAGTGAAGCCGGCAAAGTTTTAGGAATAAAACTCCTTGACCATATCATCATCGCGGGCGAAAAGTTCTACAGTTTTCGGGCTCAGGGGATATTGTAA